One Candidatus Nitronauta litoralis genomic window, CATCCTCGGGCGGGTTAGAGTCCGGTGGTTCCCCTGTCTCATTTGTTTGTTCTTTGCTTTCATTTGGGTCTTGCTGATGAGCCGGGTTCATTCCATTTTCATTGTCTTTCTCCGTTTTGTCATTACCCCTGGGAGCCATCCGGTTGGCCTGCTTAGCCCGTTCATATTGCTTTCGTGCATATTCCAGGTTGAACTTGGCGTCTGTATCACTGGGGTCCAATTCCAAAGCTTTCTTGTAGGATTCTATTGCCCGTTCCACGTCTCCCATTCGGTAATAGGCATTGCCACGATTGTAGTGTGTTTTCTGCTTCATGGCAGGGTCGTCTAAAACGGACTCTGCCTCTTCCAGTGCCTTGAGTGCATGATCAAAATTTCCAAGCTTGTAGTGGGTGTTTGCGAGGTTGTAAAGCACATTACCATTTTCTGGATCTGTTAACCGGGCTGCCTCAAAGCTTTTCAGAGCCTTTGCATAATCCTCCTGGTTGTAAAGGTCAATCCCGTCTTGAGCCTCTGAACCAAACGGACTTCCGTATGCATTGCTCCATACGAAACTTAACAGACCAATAGCGACCAGAGCCCACCGTGTTGTATTCCGAATAGAAATCATTTGCCGGTTTTATTCTCTAACGACGGTCACCCATGATTCGGAGAAGATGAAGAAACAGATTTATGAAATCAAGGTAAAGAGTCAGAGCACCTACGATAGCTTCTTTCGTGTCTTCTTCCGTACCTTCATTTCCTAAAATGTTCATCTGCTTGATTTTTTGAGTATCGTAAACAGTTAGTCCTGCAAAAATCAAAACGCCAATAATATTGAGGGCACTATCAAAAGATGCGCTCTCAATAAACATATTGGCTACTCGTGACAATATAAGACCGATTAGTCCCATAAAAAGGAATTGACCCATTCCGCTCAAGTCCTTTTTGGTGACATAGCCATAAAGACTAAGCGATCCAAATGTTCCGGCTGTAACAAAAAAAGTCCAGGCAACAGAGGCGGTAGTGTAAACAAGGAAAATAAATGATAACGTGACTCCGGTCAGACCCGCGTATAGTAGGAAGACACCTGTAGCCTGGCTTGCAGACATTTTCTGTGCCCATCCGGATAGATAAATCACAAGTCCAATCTGGACAACAAACAAAATAATGGGAACCGCTTTATTGCTGTAAACCAGATTCATCATGGTTTCACTGCTGGCTACATAAAGGGCCATAATACCGGTAAGAGCCAGACCAGCTGCCATCCAGTTATAAACGCGAACCATGAACCGTTGCTGTTCAGATGCAATAGCGTCGGCACTCATGCGGTAAGGTATGTTTTGCATTCGTTACTCCTTAAGGTTTATCAAATCTACTCACTTAATAGTTTACCAATAAAATCGCCGGATAGTGGGGTCAAGTTAAGGCTTTAATTTTTCAACAGAAGAAATCACCTTTCCCGAATTCCCCGCTCCACAACCAGAAAGACCAGGCCTAATGCTATGAACCATTGGAACTGCTCCTGCCAACGGCGTCGACGGTTACTCTTGAGATCCTTCTGCTCGACCCGGGTTTTTATTTCCTCTTCATAGATTTTTTCAAGGTCCAGATCTCCTGTAACCGAACGCACAAAACTTCCTCCCGTTTCCTCGGCGATTTTTCGTAATAAGGTTTCATTCAATCTGGACATCACCACATTGCCTTTCGCATCTTTCTTAAAACCTCCTCCGGAGGAAGGATCAGGAATAGGCACCGCATCATCACTTCCAATACCTATCACAAAAATTTTGACTCCTTCTTCTCGAGCCTCCTGGGCAGCCATCATAGCCGTTCCGCTATGGTCCTCCCCGTCTGTAATCAAAATGAGAGCTTTGGACTTCTTTTCTTTTTTACTGAAAGCATTGATGGAAGTCCGGATGGCATGCCCCAGAGCGGTGCCTTGAACCGGAATTAAATCCACATCCAGTGCTGAAAGGAAAATTTCTGCTGCTTCATAATCAAGGGTCAAAGGACATTGAACGAAACTGGTTCCGGCAAAAGCAACCAGACCAATACGATCACCGTTCAGCATGTGTATAAGGTCTGTGACCTTGCGTTTCGCGCGCTCCAGTCTGTTGGGTTTAATATCAGTCGCAAGCATGCTGGTTGACACATCAAAGGCGACAATAACGTCAGCTCCTCGTTGGTGCAATTGATCCCATTGGAAACCCCATCGCGGCTGGGCCAAAGCCCCGGTGAACAACATCCAGGCCGCGATCCACCAAAGGGCCCTGTACTTTTGAACCGTCAGGCTTCGTCCTGGGACAAGCTTCTGGAATGAACCCCATTCAGCAAATTGACTGGCGAGTTTACGCTTTCGAAGATTTGCCCATTTAAAAAAATAAAAAAGAACAATGGCAGACCACAATAAGTATAAGAATTCAGGTTGGGCAAATTTCATTTAAGGAATCCTCACCAGAATGAGATTTGCAAGCAAGGCCTCAAGTAAAAGTAACAACATACCCGGGATCAGAAAATATGGATACAATTCGTTGTATTCAGAATGATCGATCCAGCGTACTTCCGATGTTTCCAACTCATCGATCGTCGCATAAATTTTCTGTAGGGAGTTGGCATCGGTCGCTTTGTAATATTGACCCCCGGTAATTTCTGCGATTTGCCGCAAAGTTGTTTCATCGAGATAAGCTTTTCGCATAAGGGATCTGGGGCCGAATGACGGATCAAAGACCGAGTTTGTCGTTTTACTTGTTCCCATTCCGACGGCATAAATTTTGACTCCATATATTTTAGCCACCTCTGCCGCCTGAGCGGGCGTAATGTTTCCTGCGTTGTTTCTGCCATCGGTGAGCAATACGATTACTTTCGATTTTGAAGCTAATTCCTTTAACCTCTTGACCGAAATTCCAATTGCTGAACCAATAGCAGTTGCATCACCCGCTATACCAATTGTGAGTTTTTCAAGGAATCCATGAAGGATACTGTGATCCAGAGTTAAGGGGCATTGAGTAAAGG contains:
- a CDS encoding tetratricopeptide repeat protein, which codes for MISIRNTTRWALVAIGLLSFVWSNAYGSPFGSEAQDGIDLYNQEDYAKALKSFEAARLTDPENGNVLYNLANTHYKLGNFDHALKALEEAESVLDDPAMKQKTHYNRGNAYYRMGDVERAIESYKKALELDPSDTDAKFNLEYARKQYERAKQANRMAPRGNDKTEKDNENGMNPAHQQDPNESKEQTNETGEPPDSNPPEDEKDSQKAEVDKPQDSGGGKLNEEPHSPPAGEPSDEEQKMAKAMQEITSMNKDEADRWLNSLDEDLKKMSRRQVQGQMKDLFVEGGKDW
- a CDS encoding Bax inhibitor-1/YccA family protein, whose amino-acid sequence is MQNIPYRMSADAIASEQQRFMVRVYNWMAAGLALTGIMALYVASSETMMNLVYSNKAVPIILFVVQIGLVIYLSGWAQKMSASQATGVFLLYAGLTGVTLSFIFLVYTTASVAWTFFVTAGTFGSLSLYGYVTKKDLSGMGQFLFMGLIGLILSRVANMFIESASFDSALNIIGVLIFAGLTVYDTQKIKQMNILGNEGTEEDTKEAIVGALTLYLDFINLFLHLLRIMGDRR
- a CDS encoding VWA domain-containing protein encodes the protein MLFTGALAQPRWGFQWDQLHQRGADVIVAFDVSTSMLATDIKPNRLERAKRKVTDLIHMLNGDRIGLVAFAGTSFVQCPLTLDYEAAEIFLSALDVDLIPVQGTALGHAIRTSINAFSKKEKKSKALILITDGEDHSGTAMMAAQEAREEGVKIFVIGIGSDDAVPIPDPSSGGGFKKDAKGNVVMSRLNETLLRKIAEETGGSFVRSVTGDLDLEKIYEEEIKTRVEQKDLKSNRRRRWQEQFQWFIALGLVFLVVERGIRER
- a CDS encoding VWA domain-containing protein — its product is MTYFQFQDPWLFSLLLLIPLVLFYSSKNRRARLQFSDLSILRKFPSPRTAFLGAIPILLRCLAIVLLVAALARPQEGRKSTEILSAGVDIILAIDTSGSMRAMDFEQNGQPIDRLTAVKGVVSRFIEGREFDRMGMVVFGAEAFTQCPLTLDHSILHGFLEKLTIGIAGDATAIGSAIGISVKRLKELASKSKVIVLLTDGRNNAGNITPAQAAEVAKIYGVKIYAVGMGTSKTTNSVFDPSFGPRSLMRKAYLDETTLRQIAEITGGQYYKATDANSLQKIYATIDELETSEVRWIDHSEYNELYPYFLIPGMLLLLLEALLANLILVRIP